In the Chroococcidiopsis sp. SAG 2025 genome, one interval contains:
- a CDS encoding response regulator transcription factor: MTAHILLVEDEVKLARFLELELNSEGYCVSVAHDGMAGLTLARESAFDLAILDWMLPGLTGVELCRRLRATGNKIPVILLTARDEVGDRVAGLDAGADDYVVKPFSIEELLARIRAHLRRTSEPDLDLMQFEDLSLNRRTREVLRGQRAIELTVKEFDLLEYLLSHPRQVFTRDQILEKVWGYDFVGDSNVIEVYIRYLRLKLEENNEKRLLHTVRGVGYVLRE, translated from the coding sequence GTGACAGCACATATTCTCCTAGTTGAAGATGAAGTCAAACTGGCTCGATTCTTGGAACTGGAATTGAACAGCGAAGGTTATTGCGTCAGCGTGGCGCACGATGGTATGGCAGGACTGACTCTGGCACGAGAGTCAGCTTTCGATCTGGCAATTCTGGATTGGATGCTACCAGGGTTAACCGGAGTGGAACTATGTCGTCGTCTGCGTGCTACTGGCAACAAGATCCCCGTGATTTTATTAACGGCAAGAGATGAGGTAGGCGATCGCGTTGCTGGATTGGATGCTGGTGCTGATGACTACGTAGTTAAACCATTCAGCATTGAGGAATTACTTGCCCGAATTCGCGCCCATCTGCGCCGTACCAGCGAACCAGACTTAGATTTGATGCAATTTGAGGATTTAAGCTTGAATCGCCGAACTCGCGAAGTGTTACGCGGTCAACGAGCAATTGAGCTAACAGTCAAAGAATTCGATCTACTAGAATACCTCCTCAGCCATCCGCGTCAGGTATTTACCAGAGACCAAATTTTAGAAAAGGTTTGGGGTTATGACTTTGTAGGTGATTCCAACGTGATTGAAGTTTATATTCGCTACCTGCGCCTGAAACTGGAAGAAAACAACGAAAAGCGTTTGCTCCACACCGTGCGTGGTGTCGGCTATGTATTGCGAGAGTAA
- a CDS encoding PAS domain-containing protein — protein MQPEAQQDGVNIAFGHPKQRVLEVLSSLSYRTGELSSYLLEIAQGVSELIGLDWSTITLCRDGFEQVLASTIDLGEAANRVYSLHGTLTGTVIATKSSLVVEDTNTCADHGEAPAGYQAYLGVPLRTPVGEVIGTICSFQRQPRRFSAEEVRLAEIFAERAATAIDNYQLYQQQQQMNEQLQIEIEERRATEKQLRESEERLRQIAENMHQVLWMYSRDGKPIYISPAFEQIWQQPCESWYANPNIWQDTIHPEDRQRVYSAFQRAQEFSEEYRIVRPDGSVRIVLDQAFPIRDATGQIYRLAGITEDITERQQAQQEMVKAIASLAEVGELAATIVHELRNPLTTVLMGLNALKRKDLSTVDRERLTLSLDEAERIRHLLSEILLYAKPQTLQFSSLELNEFILEILPAMRTMPSAMKRRIEFIPAPTPVQVLADRNKLKQVFINLIDNACEAVKENETISWQVKLEETAQRVKIQICNGGDPIPPEVLPKLTKPFYTTKPSGTGLGLSIVQRIVDAHSGEFAKVAKRTAFGIASSAAEGTLVSVQLPVANCII, from the coding sequence GCGAACTAATCGGTCTTGATTGGTCTACAATTACTCTCTGCCGGGATGGATTCGAGCAAGTTCTAGCTAGTACGATTGACTTAGGTGAGGCAGCCAATCGAGTTTATTCTCTACACGGTACTCTTACAGGTACTGTGATTGCCACAAAATCTTCCTTGGTTGTTGAAGATACAAACACTTGTGCAGACCACGGAGAAGCGCCAGCAGGTTATCAGGCATATTTGGGAGTCCCGTTACGCACGCCTGTAGGAGAAGTCATTGGCACGATCTGTTCTTTCCAGCGACAGCCGCGCCGCTTCAGTGCCGAAGAAGTCAGGCTGGCGGAAATTTTTGCCGAACGAGCTGCAACGGCGATCGACAATTACCAACTTTACCAGCAACAGCAGCAGATGAACGAGCAGTTGCAAATAGAGATCGAGGAGCGCCGAGCAACCGAAAAACAATTACGGGAAAGCGAAGAACGGCTGCGTCAAATTGCCGAAAATATGCATCAAGTACTTTGGATGTACTCCCGCGATGGTAAGCCCATTTATATTAGTCCTGCTTTTGAGCAAATCTGGCAGCAACCTTGCGAAAGTTGGTATGCCAATCCTAACATTTGGCAAGATACGATTCATCCTGAAGATCGCCAACGAGTATATTCGGCTTTCCAGCGAGCGCAGGAATTTAGCGAAGAGTATCGGATTGTCCGCCCCGATGGTTCTGTGCGGATCGTTCTTGACCAAGCATTCCCAATTCGGGATGCCACAGGGCAAATATATCGACTAGCTGGAATTACTGAAGATATCACGGAACGCCAGCAAGCCCAACAGGAGATGGTTAAGGCGATCGCATCGTTAGCAGAAGTCGGCGAGCTAGCAGCCACGATCGTCCACGAGCTACGCAATCCTCTTACCACAGTTTTGATGGGACTGAATGCCTTGAAGCGAAAGGACTTATCAACAGTCGATCGAGAACGCCTTACCTTATCACTAGACGAAGCAGAACGAATACGCCATTTGTTGAGCGAAATTTTGCTTTATGCCAAGCCCCAAACGCTCCAATTCTCGTCATTAGAACTCAACGAGTTTATTCTAGAAATCTTGCCAGCAATGCGAACCATGCCATCAGCGATGAAGCGGCGGATTGAATTTATCCCAGCACCTACCCCAGTACAAGTTTTGGCTGACAGGAATAAACTCAAACAAGTATTTATCAATTTAATCGATAATGCTTGCGAAGCGGTGAAAGAGAATGAAACAATTTCTTGGCAAGTAAAGCTAGAAGAGACTGCCCAGCGAGTGAAGATTCAAATTTGTAATGGTGGCGATCCCATTCCTCCAGAGGTGTTACCCAAACTGACGAAACCGTTTTATACCACAAAGCCTTCCGGTACGGGTTTGGGCTTATCGATTGTCCAGCGGATTGTCGATGCTCACAGTGGAGAATTTGCGAAGGTCGCGAAGCGAACCGCCTTCGGCATCGCTTCTTCGGCGGCAGAAGGCACGCTCGTCAGCGTGCAATTACCCGTAGCAAATTGTATCATTTGA